In Ooceraea biroi isolate clonal line C1 chromosome 1, Obir_v5.4, whole genome shotgun sequence, the genomic stretch TTGTCGATTTCAAACGAGGGGAATATTAATACGTCGTGATAAATCGGTTTTGGCAGTAAAAGCGATTTCTCGTAATGTACCTGAGCACGAATGGCACGGCGACAATAAAAGGATGTGCGGTTTTGAATAATGCAAACCTCTCCGCTCCCGATAATCAGCTGTCTGTCCACTGTTTACATGTTTTCTACTCATCAGAAAGATTATGCTTTTGTATAACGTAACAATATACTGCCAGAGGAACGCGAATAGTGATACCATCAATGTTcaattattcttttctattacgtGATATTGTGAATTATAGCGatagtttaaaatatttatttttttaatctcaaATAGAAAACTCGATTGAAATGGACGATTGAAAGTGttttattatctcatatttggaaaataaatttgatgaaaatttCAATCTATAGGAAATGAATCGAACTGTAACATTTAATGAGATTGCACAAATTTGTATGAAGTCTTTTGTTTAATGACTGTTATTgactaaatttttattctagtTACATAACAAAGAAGATAATCTGTATCTGTATCAAATATGTACTGCATGAAACAAATCCCTGAGTGGAAAAAGATATCAAAGCTATCTTTCCCGTCTTCTTTTctcaaaaatattctttatagtataatttcttattttctatgtaaatatgaaatctatataaatattcattgaaatattaacCAGCGTTTTTACACGTGCGTATTCATTACTGAAACGTCTCAATTATTTTCGTTCTGCATCTGTTCACGAAGTGCGTGATGCGTAATGACGATAGCACCTGATGACGCGAAGTTGATGACCATCTCACGGTGCCATTTACGTTGCACAATAGCGGGAGTAATGGACTCGTCCTCCTTGCAGGAGGACGGAAGGAAGAGACGCGAGCGCAATGCTCATGCAAAGCGATGGCCGGATACACGCAAATACGCGTATACCGTATACCGTTGTGCAAACACGCGGCTTCACGCGTATCGATGCATGCAAGCGGAACGCACTACTTGTTCGGCACTACTACATTTCGCGTAAGGCAAAGAGGTTCGAGATGTTTGTGAAAATACGAACCGGTGTCAAGCAAAAGTACAATCTAATACCGTAGCGTCTTGCTAAGCAACATCGAGTCGAACGGTATTTCGGTCGGGAGAAACCGGCTTAAGTTACGTGGAATAGGCGAGGGAATTAATCAACAGCGCCAAGTAAATGCTAATAACACGCAGCGTCGATTGTCcgctaattaattacttaatattcGGAACCACTGGTGAAACAACGCCGCGAGGGCCAGTTCGCAATCGCGATTGcgccgttattaattattattagcgcGAGTACAGTCTGCACGTGGAAAAGCCCGTGATATTGTTTTGCAATTGACCTGGCGCAGTCGATGCTTAAATCAAATGTAACGATTCGCAGGAGGACCTGGTGGCCCGATTGACGCGGGAGAAGGCCGAGCAACTGCGGACGTTGTCGTCACAGCTTCTGCTGTTCGAGTCGAGACTCTGCAGGAAGCAGAAAGACATCGAGGCGAGTTTGAGCCAACGAGAATCCATTATTCTACGACAGCAGAGGGTGATCCGGCAATTGCAGAATAGATTGGCGGAGAGGAGCACGGGCACCAGAGACTCGCCACCTTGCGACGCCTTGGACAGATTGGACAGTCTGGGAGATAGCGACAGCGCCGTGGTGCTTGAGGAGACCGCCGACGATCCTGCCCCGCCAAGGTATGCATTTCTAAAATagattcaattttatattgattgCATGGACGGTATTCGAAAATAGAATTCgaaggaaatttttataaggcacgtttataaaaatgattaaacaaaagaatatgtaaattttaaattgctaatatatctattttaagTCTATTTTAAATCTATCTTAAACGATctgtaatttgtaataagatttgaaaatataattctaataaatgaaatggCCTATATCAAGTTGTAATACTATTCCGCAGGTTTCGTTCTAATATTACTGACGTAACTGTGATCCGTTCCGTGTCCGATGCGGTTGAACCATCAAACAAGTACTCGTCGATGCGACGGTGTAACGGTTTCCTCCGGAGACCTGAAATCCTGGAAACCGTGTATTCCGTGGAGGAAGATGGCGACAGCGAAAACAATCAGGATCCATCCGAATCAACGGAAAACTCGGAGTATGAGGACAGGAGAGCGAAAAGCTTAGGCAACGGAAAAGGGAGGCTTCAGGATCTCTATGGTAGTTTCGAGAGGCTGGCTCAAGAAACGGATTCTCCGCCCGAAAGACCCAGAGATGAGAGCCAACAGGCACAGGTAAAATAACTTGATATCCTTTCAACAAATAAGAAATTCGACACATCAGAAAATAGCTAAGGCATTCACATCTGAAGTGCGATGGGAAATGTGTCTTAATCTAAAATGTAATGCGCAAAGGTCTtggatgtttttttttaatttagaatatatCTCACATCTTAACTTTTCTTGTAATTGATTGTTAAAGATTATGTTAATATACAggtaaattgatatttttcgaATACCGTTTACTTTTAGGTGACGTACAACAGGGTAATGAGCAATCACAGATCCGTGACGAAGCCAAAAGACGTAAAGTACAAGAGGATAAATAAGGCAAAGTCGAAAAGTCTCGAGGAACTCAGAGGACGTCTTAGAAATTGGGTCgagaaaggaaataaaataactataTCGTTTGATCAGTCGTATGCCTGAGCTTACTGTTTCCTGAAAGTGTATTATCATTTTACGAATGAGTGTAATTTGACTATTGTCAAATATGTACCGCTTGTAACTTTAATTCTTTTCGTATAATGCGATTAATGAGCCGACTTTTGTTCTTAGTAAAGTCGCTACGAtgtatttaattgaaatatcattGCTCCATGTGTGATATTTACTGTAGTATTATATCTTCACGTTAATTATGCACCTAGGTCAGAGATGAACGATTCGAGTCTTgtgatatgattttattatattgtaaaggCGTAGTTAGGAAGAATTCATTATCTGGAAGATAAGACTCCTTAAGTGCCATGGCATTTGTAACATTTGTAACATCACGTGTGACGTACATACACGGTGTCAGGAATGCCTAACCACGCGAAGttgtatcattttataataattcgttACAATCAGACATttgttaaaagaattttaatagaaCTCATCTCTGTTGAGTCCATGGAAAAGTGATTATAACACACAAGCTCAAAGTAACAGTAGATATATTAATGTGGCAGAAtgtaaaaaaatcaaataatctAAGTAATAGTAATGTGATTTTAGGAAATTGTTTATGATCATGGTACGAATTAACATAACTCGAAACGTAATATGCGTTCGTAAGTTCGCTAACatgtaaattttcaatttcaagaaaatattttcaatatttctctctttcatttatgtaaattgcgttgtcacaaaattataagaaaatattttatacggtCTAAATTTTGATGATTTACAATACTATTTAAATCTGTATCTTTGAGCAACGTGGAAGTTCATTATGAAAATTACATACATTTCTTTATACTTGATTACATCAGAACAgtacagtttttattattaaatgttacttGTTAATCCTTAATTATTACGCCGCGACATTtcataatagaaaatttcaaatttaatatacacacatgtcttttatcaaaaaatatatttttttaattataatgacaatgtaagtaattaaatgtaattgtagctattatatatatcgaagAAGAATCATGACTCGTTTTgcttaatgataaatattaagtaaacGCCTATATTAAGTGAATTGAATCCACTTTTTAAAGAATTACGTGCAATGCGAAAACACATCTTAaccaaattgaattaaatgcTCTTAATCcgcttatatatatgtataagcaGATGCTATTTTTCTGCCTATCTTTCTACAAACAGCTGTTGAGGGCATTgtatttttaacgtaaaaatttctattttgatCTGTACTTGATATTTTAAGAAGACATAGATTATGTGACGCAAAGAACTGCATATTTTTACTAAAACTTTACATGCATGtacatatgatataaaaatttttatctgatGCTTTTGATGCAAAAAGCATATATTTGTAGTTGAAATGCCGTTGCTTGACTATCAAAAAACCCTCACATATGATTACATTGTTTCATTTCCGAAGCTCTTCAAGTCACgccaaaagaaaaaaagatataacaatttaaaagCACAAAAGTATCCTGTATTCTAAGCaggattttataaaattgaggtgtagtgtattatataaaaaatgtgagaactatatataatatatataattttatattgaacgTAAATGCTCTGATGTACCGCGATTGTCGTGCGGAAGCATTTCGTAAGAAACATAAGCCTTTTTAATCGCACTATTTATAATAACGTATGCACGCGCGATTTACGGTTCTTTTCATAAAGCAAGAAAGTATGCTCGAAAATAATAGCTTTGATGCAAGTTGTTTGCAATGCAAGTGCATTTCTCTCCATTTTGGATGCATTTATTTGTCTAACTTATTCAATCAATCGTGCTTTCGAGCAGATGGTTATAAGAAAGCTACTGACAATCCATATTTTTGcaagatagaaaaaaagcGAAAGAACGAGAGCTAGTATCTCTGACAGTACCTTTGTAAATAATTCGAAATATGGACGTTCATGTAAGGATATAGATTCCATAACGCTATTGTGTAGATAGACCTactattgaaataataaattgtaatgttaaattaagttttatgttCCTGTGGACTGATTAACA encodes the following:
- the LOC105277821 gene encoding uncharacterized protein LOC105277821 isoform X1, whose amino-acid sequence is MKTTQRALSFDETSMDSCILPTVDEDRRVGDLVSGESVKDSNEVEVTSLEEAKLVIAAFRARQRAQAHQMLAWRRTLKLQEDLVARLTREKAEQLRTLSSQLLLFESRLCRKQKDIEASLSQRESIILRQQRVIRQLQNRLAERSTGTRDSPPCDALDRLDSLGDSDSAVVLEETADDPAPPRFRSNITDVTVIRSVSDAVEPSNKYSSMRRCNGFLRRPEILETVYSVEEDGDSENNQDPSESTENSEYEDRRAKSLGNGKGRLQDLYGSFERLAQETDSPPERPRDESQQAQVTYNRVMSNHRSVTKPKDVKYKRINKAKSKSLEELRGRLRNWVEKGNKITISFDQSYA
- the LOC105277821 gene encoding uncharacterized protein LOC105277821 isoform X2, which produces MDSCILPTVDEDRRVGDLVSGESVKDSNEVEVTSLEEAKLVIAAFRARQRAQAHQMLAWRRTLKLQEDLVARLTREKAEQLRTLSSQLLLFESRLCRKQKDIEASLSQRESIILRQQRVIRQLQNRLAERSTGTRDSPPCDALDRLDSLGDSDSAVVLEETADDPAPPRFRSNITDVTVIRSVSDAVEPSNKYSSMRRCNGFLRRPEILETVYSVEEDGDSENNQDPSESTENSEYEDRRAKSLGNGKGRLQDLYGSFERLAQETDSPPERPRDESQQAQVTYNRVMSNHRSVTKPKDVKYKRINKAKSKSLEELRGRLRNWVEKGNKITISFDQSYA